The genomic region ACTTTCGAACTCATCTCTTCATGAATGGATAGAAAGCTCTCGGGTTTCattaaaagatcttcatttgtgttccgaaagtCTCACGAGTTTGGATAAACGATCCCTTTCAGAAATAAACGCACACACCTGATTTTGCGGAGTTTGGAGAGGTCCGGGTTGAGGCTGGAGAACTTTTCGGCCAGTTTCCACACGGTCATGACGAAAACAAGGCTGTTGAGGATGACGATGATGCAGACGGGCGCGAAGAAGCTCCACATGAATTCAAGGGAGAGCCAACAGCTGGAgcacaaacacataaaataaccaTCAAAACAGCTGGAAAGCAATCGCTCACATGAATACTGTAAACGCACAAACAGCGCTCACTGTCGATCCGTGCCGTATCCCTGCGGATAAGAGATGGCAGAGATAATGACGATGGCGAGAGGGACTCCGTATCCCACGGCGTACATGTAGAGATGTTTTATCGTTTTTTCAAACACCAGCACAAGCATCCGGTAGAGCTGAACCCCCTCCAGCAGCATCCAGCAGAACGCAGACAAGAAGAAGTAATGAAGCAGGCCGGCCACAATCGCACACGCTACCTGAGAGATAAACACAATCAACATTTGTTCTTGACATTAAAGGACTTCAAAGACCCATAAACAGAAGATATAAGACCTTGTTGTGAGTGCTGGAGATCCCGCAGAGGAAGACGAGGTCTGCGATGAAGAGGCACACGCTCAGATGAAGATGAATGCTGTTTCGGGTTCCTTGGATTGAGCGGCAGAACCGGAACGTCAGGATACAGAGAAATAAACAGACCAGAGACAGACCTAAACCCACACGTGTGATCAACACCAGCTCAAACGAGTCCTGAAGGAGAGGAAAAGGGAAAAAATCATGATCATTTGATCTAAAATATGTATAATGTCAGATTTTCTGGGTCACAGATGTACCTGTATGGGATAAAGGGCCATCAGCACAGCGAAGCTACTGAGATGAGAGCAGGAACAGCCTGTGTGAGTGCTGTTAGACCACGCCCTCTCACAGCCCCGCCCAGACCACGCCCCCTCAGCCTTATTCCAGAACACACAGGAGTAAGCCACACCCCCAGACTCCGCCCTCTCCTGAAGAAGTGAGAAGAAGAGAGTGATTGAGCTGTTCTTCATAACTAGCTTAAACAGAAGAAATTCTTTGGTGATCCAACTCCACCACAAAGATCATGATTGTCAACCAGATATCTTGCAGGCATCTGTCTAGCCACACCCAAGCAACCATCAACGATatagaaaacattaaaaaaagcgCCGTATCTCAGCACAAGAACAGAACATTTTAGTAGCATAGGATTGGGCTTTGTTGGCTTGCTTaccaatgccctagcaaccacatagcaacaccttagtatcatcagtgtaacagtgaaaacgaaagcaccatgcttcctaatgatatctcccaagggtagcatgtacagagtgaaaagcaacggtcctagtactgagccttgtggtactccatattgaacttgtgatcgatatgatcGATAtctcttcgtttactactacaaactgataactaAATGAAAGCAtttcgtttgtgtgtgtgtctccagTGAGGTGCTGGTCGGTGTTTGTGAGTGAGCAGAAGTGTCGGCATCTTCACCTCATTGTGCGTAAAGATGAGCATCACCGGCTCAGACAGCTGTTTGGTTTCTGGATTACTGACGACGGCCGTCACCACCTTCGAGTTGAGCTGATAAGTGATTTCTCCCTCTCTGCTCTCCTGCTCCTGTGATGTTCTGCTGATCTTGTGGAACTGATGGCCAGATGTGTCCAGATCTTTATAACTGACCAGCGCCACAAACGCAAAACCTACAGGAAAACGACATTCACATCCGGTCATGAATGTGCTGGTGCTTTCATACGTACATGAATGTGCTCGTGTGTGTTTGTACCTGGATATGATTTCCCTACAACTGTCTCCCAGCTGGTGTTGAAGAGGGCGGAGTCTGTGCTCAGAGTGACACTCCCAGTGGGCGGAGTCTGACTCCGTGTGACTACAACCTCAGCGACTGTGATTCACATACAGAACAACTTTCAGCACTTTCAGTCATTCTATGCATATTGTAAACACATTGAGATGATGTTTGTGTCTCACAGGTGTTGTGCGTCTCCATCCTGGTCACAGGCTCTTTAAGCTGAGGTCCGATCAGACGCATGCTGTTCTCCACCGTGTCCAGAAACTGACTCAACATCTTTCCGCTAGTGATGTTTCCACCCGACAGCAGCTCGTCGGTGGAGGTGAACAGGTTCTGGAGTCAAACACAGTGAAACTGAGAGGACTATTCCAGGTCAAACAGCTCTATCAAGGAAAAAGATTTCAACACAACAAATGCAGAAGAAACAAGAGGAAACTGCGGTTTCACCTCCAGTAACTGTTCTCCAGCTTGACTGCCTCCATTTGGACCACTAAGAGACTCACAGCTGTTCCTCAACCGCGTCAGTAAATCCTTCCACTAGAAGAACACGCACAGATTATTCTCCATCTGATAAAATACTAATGAAAATCATCACAAGGAGACAGACGTTCTACCTGTTTAGGCATTTCCTCCATATCAGACTCTATCTTAAACTCGTCACAGTTCATCTCTGCACAAAACAACGCAAcacaattaatattttatttagcacatattttttttaaacagtggcCTCTGCTATAACACTCACTGATGCATTTTGACTGGTCGTTGCCGTAGTTACTGTAACTCTGGTGACATGTGCACCTGTATCTGCCTGGAAGATTGAAGCATTTGGCGTTTGTGCCGCAAACTTCTGGATCTTCACACTCATTGTTGTCTGTGAGAGAGAGACTGTCAGTCACATGAATGCAGATTCCTGTGATAatatctttttatttaataacattGTTTAATAATATTGGTATCTTTTTGATGTCATGACAGCAGACACACACAGCAGGTTATGATGTTGATGTGATCGGCACTCAAACACACTGTTGTAAGTATCATCAGCAGAAGCACACCAACGCTCACCTGCACAGGTGCCGTTCTCAAGTTTATCAAACCCTGGGTAACAGGTGCAGAAGAAACTGCCAGGTGTGTTAATGCATTTGCTGTGAACTCCACACACTGAGGACAAACACTCATCCTCATCTGCagcgaacacacacacacacagagagacgaGGGTTTCATTTAGACACAAGCACAAGTTCACACATACAGAAGTGAGATGTTCGAGGTTAGAGACACAATGACAACAAATAAATAAGCTTCATGTGCAAACACCTCAAATAACATAATCAACCGctgtaacattaaaataaatagcaaGTTGTCCTAACTGTGTAACATATTTACCAAAGTTTCTGTTTGCACGGTAAACCCACATAAACACAATAcatttgtgcaaaaaacatcaAAGCACAAGGCAAGAGACACTTAATGTCACAATGCAACTCAACTTTATCCATTTCCGATGAGACAAATGACCCAGAAGTGATGTCAGCCTTTGTATTATGAAATTTCCATGTTAtgcaaatgtaatgttttcctAGATGATAAATGAACCATACCTTCATGCAAAGTCATAGTGAAATCATGTGGAGAGGTCACATACTACAGTCTCACAGCGTACAGTATGCTAATATTTCATTCCACGTCATTAATATGGCACTGAGCTGGTGATTATAACTGATTCTGTGATCGTCAACTTTCATGTGAATGTTTCAGCGTTTCAAATTATATGCttaaaaatgataaatgcatCACATGGATCTTGTATGGTTATGATCAGGGCCAGAAATTAACAAGTGCTTGaactaaatttacaaaaattccTCAGTTTTATCTGGTTATGGGTTTGAACACAGTCCCTGTTAACGAAAATATGTTCAAAGAATGTTTTGTTAATATTGCCATTTCTAAAAGTGACATTCCATTtgatcattttgcaaacattatgggagcGTTATTtgaaatgttacttttgaatgttctctgaacgttccgAAACAagtagaaacatttaaaaaaaatgttacatctAACCGTTTCACATAAAATAGTTCCATGAACGATGCAAAGGTAacgtttttgtgctaacattttgagaacattagaTTAGATAACTTTGAATTAACTGGAAGAACGTTTATTCGTAACTTTGAGAGAATcttgccagaacgttctgagaacattctcTGTCTGTCTGGGATATCAACCATTTCAACGAACTGACACTAAAAATGTCTCATAACggtaaagaaataataaaagccAAACATTTTATCTGGAAGGCAAATATTgacactttattaaaaaaacggTAATTTCCTGATGTCCTTTGGTTTGATTAACAgtcaataaaaaacaaaacgagTGAAGACGCTCACCTCCACATTCTGAGTCACGATATCCTTTAGGACACGTGCAATTGTAGGAGCCTGAGGTGTTCACACACTCCTTCTCACCTGAGCATTCAACTTTCTTGTTAAAACACTCATTGATATCTGTTAAGGAAAGCAGTTGGTATTAATTATAGTAAGTATAGattaacactttataataaggttcattagttaacatgaactaataatgaactgcatttattaatctttgttaatgttaatatcaacatttactaatacactgttaaaatcttgttaacattagttaatgcactgtgaactaacacgaacaaacaatgaacaactgtattttcattaactaacattaatgaaGATTAGTAAACACAGTAACTAATGTATTGCTCAtcgttagttcatgttagttaatatattaactaatgtttaactaatgaaccttattgtaaagtgttactgattaGTACTGGACTCTTTTATCCCATAATCCGCACTCGTACCTAAACACTGTCCTTTATCTGCTGTGAAATTGGGTGTGTTTGATCGAAATCCTTCATCACAGGTGCAGTAGTAACTTCCATTTGTATTGATACACTGAGCGTTATCACCACACTGACTCGGCGTCTCACACTCATCTTCATCTGTAAATCAGCCAGGAATCAAGAAAGAAACgtcattaaaactacagttacaCTAATTCCCTCTTTTGAATCACATACAGAGCATTAACAGTCTATTATGCAcattatgacaaaaacacattgtattaaaacacacaaagtGCTCATTACCAACACAGgtcttgttttttattttgaatccAATGCTACATTCACGAGACTCACAACACAGCAGGAAAGAACCTGATGAagataaagaaaaacaagacagaatTTATCTTTGCACATTCATTAATACATCTGTCCATCTGAAAAACTCTTCTGTTAGGACAAATTACAGCAACTAGACTGTGTTATATTATGCATTATGAAATTAATTTGGTCGTTTTTTTGGATGTTAAATCATTCAATCGAGTCAAATTGATACCTTGTGATTCTTTTTTGAACGGTTCATAAAGTGATCTGGCTCGTAAGAGTCATTTGAATCAATCTAcactgattcactgattcagttttgattcactaaaaataagCGACTCATAGAAGTCATTTGTTCGGGAATCGGAGTCAGATTACATTAGTCctgctgtatttatttgtgattttCTGCATGCAGCCGCAAGAAAAAACTCAACAGAAAGACCTTTTCTTACCAATATACCATATGTTTAACTCAGACTGCAAGTTCCGCAAAATGAGAATCTATTTTGCAACGGCGCTGTAGGTTAAAGTGGAGCAGGACACGAGTGATGAACATGAGCAAGAACTTTGTGTGCCGTTCCCATTCAGCTGATTGTCAATCTTATTCTCAGTACGAGGGTTGTGTTCAAAAGATACTCTAACACAAATCTATAACACGATTAGAATCTGAGCACACATAGATACaaaacacactttcacacataaaaacacaacTCTCATCTCACACGTACAAACAGCCCTATACAAATGAGTACGTGTTCAGGAAACCACAGATGTGCGAAGATGTGCTGTGGCTCAAGTGTCAAGCGATTCGACGAGCTCTTTTCTCAAAACTCTCTGAATAATCTGTACATCTGCAGGACGAGAGAACATGCACTTCACACCACTTTTAGTCTTTCTTTTCTCACTTCTgctgctttttctttttttttggcgaACAGAGCGACAGATGCAACACACGACTTTCCACCcaacactcacactcacactcaagTCATACATTCGCtctgtttttgttaatgttacattattatgcTGATCTTGTGTCAGTGTcaaatcaaatgtttaaacctgctaaactaaactaaaaaaaccCTTTGACTTCAAGACCCAGTAAAGTCTAGGGTCACAGAGCGGTTTTGTGTCTTCACTTTCATCTGTGGGTTTCAGTTTGACTGTAGGTGGTTTAATATAAGTCTTTTTCAGTATGATTCAGTGTGGGGTTTTTTTCCGTAGTGATGGTATTCTTTCACACTAATTAAACTAATGGCTCAAGTCACCAAATGTTCTGTCAGCATTTAGATGTGTTACTGTTTGTATAACCAAAACATGCGGTGAAAACCTAAGGTGGCATTTGAGTAACTGAAGGGGGAAGACTCATGTGACGTTTGCGGGGAAAGTCTCGACTAGAGGACTCACCTGTGGGTTACACACTAATGTTTGGCAAACCTCATGGGTTTATACATTTAGGTAATGCTGGGTTCACACCACAAGATAATCAAGGCTGATTTTGGGCCGAATTCCAACAATCCTAGATAAAGTCCCGGTCATCTTGATGGTCCTACAGATTATCTTATCAGATTGTCCTGTGGTGTGAGGTGTGttaagagtgactgaatctgctCGGAAGAACTTGTGTATTgtaaatattcaacatgttGCCTGCCTTGCTTTATTACAGAAGACTGTCAGTCATGTGTGTAATGATTCATGCTTTTTCATAATATTGGGTTGACTAAAATGTGAAGAAAAACAGgtctacatttaattttttcttcAAGACCTATGAAACTGTCTACCACATTcagaaaaagtaataaaaaacataaactAGAATCAAATCTATGCATATATCGAATCGAGAATCGATTTTTAATCAGATCGTGAGGTACCAAAAGATTCCCATCCCAACTTTTTATATTGCCAATAAGACATTATTTAGTATGCTTTTTATGAGGTTTTCCTCTTGGgaattaaaggtacaatatgtaataattttgtccgctagaggcctattcaaaacaaaggcgtagcttgatgacgccaagtttgagcgtggaatcttgggacgtgTGGTCTCCATTTCAACGGATGGTGGAAAATAATAGGGAttggactcaggaagaaatcatgttcatggatgtgattattaacgttactgtagtgtgaagcagagcaggagcgagtgttgtggagctgaacgaggagctggagcgattgatcaacacacgcctcacgagcagcgggacttttattatgacacagtcgccggcgccgctgcCGCTTTTCCGGttatgagtatgaggtaacgcagctctgtttatcatattagatacatttgagagagttgaaaatgatgttataacgttactctgtgcgttcgctcggcggctgctgtgagacactgttacacactgcagtaagatagatcgattttacaatatcatattaaatgctggatggcttgtgttgataaatggcatgcaattaattttaaaacgtattgtatgatggagaaaatgctgtattactgttactaaaaataaagcagcatctgattatgctatgttagctacttcacaaaatagtgtttttctctgaggcatggtaaagcatggtactcgcaaaacaTCAAGAACATTAGATTTAAAcgataagactaaacgtgttgagctatataacaataattcgttttctgtcaaatatatcaaaacagttgttccctcgTCTATTAAagcatgtaatatattaaagcgtctttgttgtttccatggtttctacaaaataaaccggaaaccgagggtaacgcaggtatgacgccattgacaggcaaCTCCTCACaagttaaaattgcaattttctcacgatttacaaatagttggaaacatttgggatattgtaaaaaaatatataacactggcttAGTGGTTATTTTGGTCTAGTCGatgttttactgcaaaaatgtcTTTGTGAGAGTGTTTGGTtacatacactcttaaaaataaaggttgaaaaaaataattgtgtttTTATGACAATGCCATCGAAaaaccattttgggttccccagataacctttcagtgaatagttcttaaaagagcctttttccactataaagaaagGATGTTAAAGGTTCCTCATTGAACCATCAATGCCAGTGTAAAATGTACGCAAACCCCGACCCACACATGACACCTGTGAAATGAAAGTGATAGCGCCTACACATGATTTGACACTGCGTCAGAGAGCACTTCTGTGggattctgaagaaaaaaatgcaaGGGCTTGTGAAACTGATGCTCCGTCATGGGACCAAAAGTTGAGAAACCTTTAACTGTTACCGTACCACATTCTGACATAGACCTGCGCTGAACAATGGGAACTATCGAGAGGTTAAGTTCTGCTTTTGGAAATCCAATTTACAGTTTCAAAGTGACCCGACCGGTTCTTTCCAAACCCTCAGGCCTTTacgttcattttaaaataaaaatacaacaaataggcctacaaaaaaagtttattgtTAAATTGCATCATATTGAGATTTTAGTTAAGCATGTATAtgataataatgtttatttgaagaaatatattaatttagtgGCATCTTGGCCCAACTGTTGCCTGAGTTTCACaatatataaacaacatttaataTTCTAAATGTAGAATATACTCAAAATCCAAATTTCTATGTCAGAATTGTGCATTTTGACAGTGCATAATTAAAGGAAATTGAAGCGATGTTGCAATAGATTAcgcactgtaaaccctaatgctcaaaatacttaattggtttgagtaggacaaacttaaattaaacaaaattagctcagttaaattaactgctatgagtatttagaactttcttttccTTTTGAGTTCACAGTACTGACgtatttcaagtaaactgaactgtttcaatgttttgagttgtatgaactcatttcttttcatttagatGGACTGAAACTGGActtggatttttttatttcccatcatgctttttttgtgcaagattaatggtaagggagatttagtagtgattaatgttttgttatgctaatttagaaaagtttctgttaatgtgggtttttggagagttaccatcatggccTTTGCACACCgagtccgaaattttcgcatgcgttttttcgtattcACAATTCAAAAAATTtgtcacgcacagagaccttgcacactgagtccgatgcgtattaatgaatgTGTTGcgaaaaaaattgcaaaacaaATCGCagaacaatacaaaatgaagtcttcaagcagtgagcacgattagttgtctcctctcttcttaaaaagagaaaaagaaagcggaaatattgggtccattcaatcccgagattgcatagagagaaaggagaattCACCTCATCAAGGCGCTGCGGGATTACCCGAGCGTTTAAAagattact from Megalobrama amblycephala isolate DHTTF-2021 linkage group LG7, ASM1881202v1, whole genome shotgun sequence harbors:
- the LOC125271095 gene encoding adhesion G protein-coupled receptor E5-like isoform X2; this encodes MLPNMEMKWALLLLGSFLLCCESRECSIGFKIKNKTCVDEDECETPSQCGDNAQCINTNGSYYCTCDEGFRSNTPNFTADKGQCLDINECFNKKVECSGEKECVNTSGSYNCTCPKGYRDSECGDNNECEDPEVCGTNAKCFNLPGRYRCTCHQSYSNYGNDQSKCIKMNCDEFKIESDMEEMPKQWKDLLTRLRNSCESLSGPNGGSQAGEQLLENLFTSTDELLSGGNITSGKMLSQFLDTVENSMRLIGPQLKEPVTRMETHNTFAEVVVTRSQTPPTGSVTLSTDSALFNTSWETVVGKSYPGFAFVALVSYKDLDTSGHQFHKISRTSQEQESREGEITYQLNSKVVTAVVSNPETKQLSEPVMLIFTHNEERAESGGVAYSCVFWNKAEGAWSGRGCERAWSNSTHTGCSCSHLSSFAVLMALYPIQDSFELVLITRVGLGLSLVCLFLCILTFRFCRSIQGTRNSIHLHLSVCLFIADLVFLCGISSTHNKVACAIVAGLLHYFFLSAFCWMLLEGVQLYRMLVLVFEKTIKHLYMYAVGYGVPLAIVIISAISYPQGYGTDRHCWLSLEFMWSFFAPVCIIVILNSLVFVMTVWKLAEKFSSLNPDLSKLRKIRGFTVTAVAQLCVLGGMWVFGCFLFQHEGTQVLLYLFTILNSLQGALIFIMHCLLSKPVREEYCKLISRICSQKEKKYSEFSTNASSNSQRPLRSDQTTGESKI
- the LOC125271095 gene encoding adhesion G protein-coupled receptor E1-like isoform X1; protein product: MLPNMEMKWALLLLGSFLLCCESRECSIGFKIKNKTCVDEDECETPSQCGDNAQCINTNGSYYCTCDEGFRSNTPNFTADKGQCLDINECFNKKVECSGEKECVNTSGSYNCTCPKGYRDSECGDEDECLSSVCGVHSKCINTPGSFFCTCYPGFDKLENGTCADNNECEDPEVCGTNAKCFNLPGRYRCTCHQSYSNYGNDQSKCIKMNCDEFKIESDMEEMPKQWKDLLTRLRNSCESLSGPNGGSQAGEQLLENLFTSTDELLSGGNITSGKMLSQFLDTVENSMRLIGPQLKEPVTRMETHNTFAEVVVTRSQTPPTGSVTLSTDSALFNTSWETVVGKSYPGFAFVALVSYKDLDTSGHQFHKISRTSQEQESREGEITYQLNSKVVTAVVSNPETKQLSEPVMLIFTHNEERAESGGVAYSCVFWNKAEGAWSGRGCERAWSNSTHTGCSCSHLSSFAVLMALYPIQDSFELVLITRVGLGLSLVCLFLCILTFRFCRSIQGTRNSIHLHLSVCLFIADLVFLCGISSTHNKVACAIVAGLLHYFFLSAFCWMLLEGVQLYRMLVLVFEKTIKHLYMYAVGYGVPLAIVIISAISYPQGYGTDRHCWLSLEFMWSFFAPVCIIVILNSLVFVMTVWKLAEKFSSLNPDLSKLRKIRGFTVTAVAQLCVLGGMWVFGCFLFQHEGTQVLLYLFTILNSLQGALIFIMHCLLSKPVREEYCKLISRICSQKEKKYSEFSTNASSNSQRPLRSDQTTGESKI